In Falco naumanni isolate bFalNau1 chromosome 16, bFalNau1.pat, whole genome shotgun sequence, a single window of DNA contains:
- the LOC121098373 gene encoding uncharacterized protein LOC121098373 isoform X2 produces the protein MVRDLEVPEQPHSEAAALKLQDGHTFPSKLLSSISIPVSTQGSQVATRLEQPDRSLQGKGENITEAGFSPTSTSAGLPQPLFGGGTHQDTPRFTAVSSIPGIKQTEVPSPKTSLLTSTVNFHLPRKEITSAFPTRVKIALESARVDWLPTGLPATSKRPKDTNVQVQPDSKAGVTPAYLKKTQSMDAKVTASVFLQKPTSGDLSAVYSRMTQTSASPFSPILSLQQETTGSKARNSTAAVIYGSRHPTQLPALHTLPQGNVHPSSLLMHQEALVHDDSLPAPFRGPISTTDRQQPFSLPRTLNCTKHVSQENNRSSHEIAVLVLQRHTDRQIMTSKPEKSRSPESPQAPANLPSLGQLWISTLKLSQTAKELKGATSAPFPGTSTIENAALQPVSTPETVHAGLQPPGTSFPTYVGLQLTGISTSAEKGLHTTTSSTSTSSGSRVQGISAHPVSQEAFPTMLQRSTMEDSKRKEVLPQQISKTGSPPLTPQASTVSSPSGLHDNRNQKVSLYSLAPSASQIQQAGSLAASASKLPSLHAQGSPSSSVTPYPELAVPSVAAELPAYLAQAVVQQFGMTHDAATKNLSAFRGDQFTMLPLSPYLSFLLKSTNGMICLQPMQDSSLPKKLPNTSVGGLVSIQQILAVSNSSVLDLANLENLSPSSIILVKPVFILLPSDRPDLQMVPSPESEDDNKTALSLTSKRDLNLGTPESSRDIPMKTSSSYPVSKFLRPETTLPTTYNQQAEKTKVTSQPVLTNPNHTAITSLFQTVTSVPNRLLEPRVRISTAAQALHLHRLPEEVQVPAPSPQDAEGTDLLLRNNTLAEPFTSTVPPLVMSAQQSPHVSPKAFFTTEKPRSSVFPVLSAKGFLDFQTPAQPLFTVAGTVDQVQHGKKLTLRATSHHQGLVATPSSVRAQCADCLTLHSARTIKYPLRMFTSIMPLQSTSQHLLSTESFQRLPSRVQFVPSASSAFSTHPAGSDYKDSAAASTACSGGGALCAKATQTHTTSVKHDLTKHLEFTPIVPKPFVMTEILTTAPARTPFSAKVQMKTTDSVKLLATITHPRMYTSSPASPPSPASTHVPLLSAVKRDQIHQAPSKLFSQANLRENAKPTEISTSARKIGTGKFLGTGMSLSAVFNTRTKQTPTGHKVLTPVQPSVSAGSLVALEREPKLTQSISHSPLAVTSLSAAKNDYITASLTNKKVFHLPTPTIQSDPNLALPTVAGVNKSTVVSTPVGKSEDLLEKGDAATTSQLSTQAPGSSPHQASARHPLEKVSLEDNIERETGHSSPDTVMHASEPSTIKAFSVSANRLVNKVTNQLAVFNKVAANDAEMLLARDLIQFLPTPEVPSYSSQSLVALTPQGDSLLGVANTGQSERLLLNTEAEEMLRTNEVTEEAAEGLVTVLTLLDSEPSALLSESHQRRVLQSDAAILNGLAVVSDDICGSGNYTVQMSLRPVAEASPEVEGLAPSQDTFLALVAVQSNSSQPVLQIRSCCVTPSASPGAPGAMCCLFHRLPFECRHIQLLQSSNSRAASFTIQLFQMLNHSVAYLHCELNVCLHGQTGCEQDCFESVEPLIQPSDRNTYGNLHNLISFGPVLRMKNRFLYKPVEGEIQQLVNVN, from the exons ATGGTTAGAGACTTGGAGGTGCCTGAGCAACCAcactcagaagcagcagctctgaaactCCAGGATGGACACACATTTCCTAGCAAGCTCTTGAGTAGCATAAGCATCCCTGTCTCCACACAAGGATCACAGGTTGCCACACGTCTGGAGCAACCAGACAGGTCACTacaaggaaaaggggaaaatattacTGAGGCTGGTTTCAGTCCTACCAGCACTagtgctgggctgccccagcccctaTTCGGTGGAGGGACTCATCAAGACACTCCCAGGTTTACAGCTGTCTCTTCCATTCCTGGTATCAAGCAGACAGAGGTGCCAAGTCCTAAAACATCTCTTTTGACTTCAACAGTAAATTTTCATCttccaagaaaagaaataacatctGCATTTCCCACCAGAGTCAAGATTGCTCTTGAAAGTGCAAGGGTGGACTGGTTACCAACAGGACTGCCTGCCACTAGCAAAAGGCCAAAAGACACAAATGTACAAGTCCAGCCTGACAGCAAAGCTGGCGTGACACCTGCATACCTGAAGAAGACTCAGAGTATGGATGCTAAAGTTACAGCTTCTGTGTTCCTACAAAAGCCAACTTCAGGGGACCTCAGTGCAGTCTATTCCAGAATGACACAGACAAGTGCTAGTCCATTCTCCCCTATTTTATCTCTGCAGCAAGAAACAACAGGCAGTAAAGCCAGAAACTCAACAGCAGCTGTAATATATGGTTCCAGACATCCAACCCAGTTGCCTGCTCTTCATACACTCCCACAAGGCAATGTACATCCTTCTTCATTATTGATGCACCAGGAAGCTCTAGTTCATGATGACTCACTTCCAGCTCCATTTCGAGGGCCCATTAGCACAACCGATAGACAACAGCCCTTTTCTTTGCCCCGGACTCTCAACTGTACTAAACACGTTTCCCAGGAAAACAACAGGAGCTCTCACGAAATTGCAGTTCTAGTTTTACAAAGACATACTGATCGTCAGATAATGACAAGTAAACCTGAAAAATCCAGATCCCCCGAGAGCCCACAGGCTCCTGCTAATTTGCCCTCATTAGGCCAGTTATGGATTTCCACATTAAAACTTTCCCAAACGGCTAAAGAGCTAAAAGGAGCAACATCTGCACCCTTTCCGGGTACGTCTACCATTGAGAACGCAGCCCTTCAGCCTGTAAGCACTCCTGAGACTGTTCATGCAGGGCTTCAGCCACCAGGTACATCTTTTCCTACTTATGTTGGATTGCAGCTAACGGGCATCTCCACCTCTGCTGAGAAAGGACTTCACACAACAACTTCATCCACCTCTACTAGTTCTGGATCTCGGGTTCAAGGCATTTCTGCCCATCCTGTATCTCAGGAAGCCTTCCCTACGATGCTGCAGAGGAGCACAATGGAAGACTCCAAGAGAAAGGAAGTTCTCCCACAACAGATAAGCAAAACAGGTTCTCCCCCCCTGACTCCCCAAGCCAGCACAGTCTCCAGCCCCTCTGGACTGCATGACAACAGGAACCAGAAAGTTTCTCTTTACAGCCTTGCCCCTTCAGCCTCCCAGATCCAGCAagctggcagcctggcagcttCTGCTTCAAAACTGCCCTCACTCCATGCCCAGGGAAGCCCATCCAGCTCGGTAACACCATATCCTGAACTAGCGGTGCCCAGTGTTGCGGCTGAGCTCCCAGCATATCTGGCACAAGCAGTGGTGCAGCAGTTTGGTATGACACATGATGCAGCTACCAAAAACCTCAGTGCTTTTAGAGGTGATCAATTTACAATGCTACCGTTGTCACCATACTTGTCCTTTCTGCTTAAAAGTACTAATGGCATGATATGCCTGCAGCCCATGCAAGATTCCTCTCTACCTAAAAAACTCCCAAATACCAGTGTTGGGGGTCTGGTTTCCATCCAGCAGATCCTGGCAGTGTCAAATTCTTCAGTGCTGGACCTTGCAAACTTAGAAAATCTGAGTCCTTCTAGCATAATTCTGGTTAAGCCTGTATTTATCCTTTTGCCCAGTGACAGACCAGACTTACAGATGGTGCCCTCTCCTGAGAGTGAAGATGACAACAAAACTGCCCTCTCGCTCACAAGCAAGCGAGATCTGAATTTGGGTACCCCTGAAAGCAGTCGTGATATCCCAATGAAAACTAGTTCCTCTTATCCCGTGAGCAAGTTTTTGAGGCCTGAAACTACTCTTCCTACTACATATAACCaacaagcagagaaaacaaaagtaacTTCTCAGCCCGTGCTAACTAATCCTAATCATACAGCCATCACTAGTTTGTTTCAAACTGTTACCTCAGTACCGAATCGTTTGCTGGAGCCGCGGGTGAGGATTAGCACTGCGGCACAGGCTCTGCatctgcacaggctgcctgAAGAGGTGCAGGTACCTGCTCCCAGTCCCCAAGATGCCGAGGGGACTGATTTGCTTTTACGTAACAATACGTTAGCGGAGCCTTTCACCTCTACTGTGCCGCCATTAGTGATGTCTGCACAGCAGAGCCCCCATGTTTCCcccaaagcatttttcaccaCTGAAAAGCCACGTTCTTCTGTGTTTCCTGTACTGTCAGCAAAGGGATTCCTGGATTTTCAAACGCCTGCCCAACCTCTGTTTACTGTCGCAGGGACTGTAGATCAGGTTCAGCACGGTAAGAAACTAACACTGCGAGCTACCAGCCATCACCAAGGCTTAGTGGCCACACCTTCCTCTGTCCGTGCACAGTGCGCAGACTGTTTGACCTTGCACTCGGCTAGAACCATAAAATACCCATTAAGGATGTTTACAAGCATCATGCCATTGCAGTCCACATCACAACATCTCTTAAGTACCGAGTCATTTCAAAGGCTGCCATCAAGAGTTCAGTTTGTACCCAGTGCATCGTCAGCCTTCTCAACACATCCAGCTGGAAGTGATTACAAAGATTCAGCAGCGGCCAGCACGGCCTGTTCAGGAGGAGGCGCTCTGTGTGCTAAAGCAACACAAACCCACACCACCTCTGTAAAACATGATCTTACTAAACATTTGGAATTTACTCCCATTGTGCCTAAGCCCTTTGTAATGACAGAAATACTGACAACAGCACCAGCACGTACTCCATTTTCAGCAAAGgtccaaatgaaaacaacagatTCTGTGAAACTTCTGGCTACAATTACCCATCCAAGGATGTATACCAGCTCTCCTGCGAGCCCACCTTCACCTGCATCTACACATGTTCCCCTGCTGTCAGCCGTGAAACGGGACCAAATCCATCAAGCCCCAAGTAAACTGTTCTCACAGGCCAACTtgagagaaaatgcaaagccaaCTGAAATCAGCACAAGTGCAAGAAAAATAGGAACTGGTAAATTCTTGGGAACAGGCATGTCTCTGTCAGCTGTGTTTAACACAAGGACGAAGCAAACCCCCACAGGGCATAAGGTTTTAACCCCGGTACAGCCATCTGTGTCTGCAGGATCTCTTGTTGCTCTTGAGAGAGAGCCTAAATTGACACAGAGCATATCACATTCTCCATTAGCAGTGacttctctttctgcagctaAGAATGATTATATCACTGCTTCacttacaaacaaaaaagtgtttcaCCTGCCAACACCAACTATTCAATCTGATCCAAACTTGGCACTGCCTACAGTTGCCGGAGTCAACAAGTCAACCGTGGTCTCTACACCAGTGGGGAAGAGTGAGGACCTGTTAGAGAAAGGAGATGCAGCCACCACTAGCCAGCTGTCTACTCAGGCACCAGGATCTTCACCACATCAGGCATCAGCGAGACATCCTTTGGAGAAGGTGTCACTGGAAGATAACATTGAACGTGAGACCGGTCATTCCAGCCCTGACACTGTCATGCATGCCAGTGAGCCCTCgacaataaaagcattttctgtctctgctaaTAGGCTTGTAAATAAGGTTACTAATCAGTTAGCTGTCTTCAATAAAGTAGCTGCCAATGATGCTGAGATGCTTCTAGCCAGAGATCTAATCCAGTTCCTTCCAACCCCAGAGGTCCCCTCATATTCGTCCCAGAGTCTGGTAGCACTTACACCACAGGGGGATTCCTTGCTGGGTGTTGCAAACACTGGGCAGTCTGAGAGGCTGCTCTTGAacacagaggcagaggagatgcTTAGAACAAACGAAGTAACAGAAGAAGCGGCTGAAGGCTTGGTAACTGTTCTAACCCTGCTGGATTCGGAGCCTAGTGCGCTGCTGAGTGAATCACATCAGAGGAGGGTTTTGCAGTCAGATGCTGCCATTCTGAATGG CCTTGCAGTTGTGAGTGATGACATCTGTGGCTCCGGTAACTACACCGTACAGATGAGCTTGCGCCCTGTTGCAGAAGCAAGCCCTGAGGTCGAAGGGTTGGCACCTTCCCAAGACACTTTCCTGGCTTTAGTTGCTGTGCAGAGTAACAGCAGCCAGCCCGTACTCCAGATCCGGTCGTGCTGCGTGACaccctctgccagcccaggggcACCGGGCGCGATGTGCTGCCTGTTCCACAG GTTGCCATTTGAATGCAGACACATCCAATTACTGCAGAGCAGTAACTCTAGAGCTGCTAGCTTCACCATCCAGCTGTTCCAGATGCTGAATCACTCGGTGGCCTATTTGCACTGTGAGCTTAATGTCTGTCTGCATGGCCAAACAGGATGTGAACAG GACTGCTTTGAAAGTGTGGAGCCACTTATCCAGCCAAGTGACAGGAACACCTATGGAAACCTGCACAACCTGATCTCGTTTGGTCCAGTTTTGAGAATGAAGAACAGGTTTCTATATAAACCTGTGGAAG GTGAAATACAGCAGCTGGTTAATGTTAATTAG
- the LOC121098373 gene encoding uncharacterized protein LOC121098373 isoform X1: MVRDLEVPEQPHSEAAALKLQDGHTFPSKLLSSISIPVSTQGSQVATRLEQPDRSLQGKGENITEAGFSPTSTSAGLPQPLFGGGTHQDTPRFTAVSSIPGIKQTEVPSPKTSLLTSTVNFHLPRKEITSAFPTRVKIALESARVDWLPTGLPATSKRPKDTNVQVQPDSKAGVTPAYLKKTQSMDAKVTASVFLQKPTSGDLSAVYSRMTQTSASPFSPILSLQQETTGSKARNSTAAVIYGSRHPTQLPALHTLPQGNVHPSSLLMHQEALVHDDSLPAPFRGPISTTDRQQPFSLPRTLNCTKHVSQENNRSSHEIAVLVLQRHTDRQIMTSKPEKSRSPESPQAPANLPSLGQLWISTLKLSQTAKELKGATSAPFPGTSTIENAALQPVSTPETVHAGLQPPGTSFPTYVGLQLTGISTSAEKGLHTTTSSTSTSSGSRVQGISAHPVSQEAFPTMLQRSTMEDSKRKEVLPQQISKTGSPPLTPQASTVSSPSGLHDNRNQKVSLYSLAPSASQIQQAGSLAASASKLPSLHAQGSPSSSVTPYPELAVPSVAAELPAYLAQAVVQQFGMTHDAATKNLSAFRGDQFTMLPLSPYLSFLLKSTNGMICLQPMQDSSLPKKLPNTSVGGLVSIQQILAVSNSSVLDLANLENLSPSSIILVKPVFILLPSDRPDLQMVPSPESEDDNKTALSLTSKRDLNLGTPESSRDIPMKTSSSYPVSKFLRPETTLPTTYNQQAEKTKVTSQPVLTNPNHTAITSLFQTVTSVPNRLLEPRVRISTAAQALHLHRLPEEVQVPAPSPQDAEGTDLLLRNNTLAEPFTSTVPPLVMSAQQSPHVSPKAFFTTEKPRSSVFPVLSAKGFLDFQTPAQPLFTVAGTVDQVQHGKKLTLRATSHHQGLVATPSSVRAQCADCLTLHSARTIKYPLRMFTSIMPLQSTSQHLLSTESFQRLPSRVQFVPSASSAFSTHPAGSDYKDSAAASTACSGGGALCAKATQTHTTSVKHDLTKHLEFTPIVPKPFVMTEILTTAPARTPFSAKVQMKTTDSVKLLATITHPRMYTSSPASPPSPASTHVPLLSAVKRDQIHQAPSKLFSQANLRENAKPTEISTSARKIGTGKFLGTGMSLSAVFNTRTKQTPTGHKVLTPVQPSVSAGSLVALEREPKLTQSISHSPLAVTSLSAAKNDYITASLTNKKVFHLPTPTIQSDPNLALPTVAGVNKSTVVSTPVGKSEDLLEKGDAATTSQLSTQAPGSSPHQASARHPLEKVSLEDNIERETGHSSPDTVMHASEPSTIKAFSVSANRLVNKVTNQLAVFNKVAANDAEMLLARDLIQFLPTPEVPSYSSQSLVALTPQGDSLLGVANTGQSERLLLNTEAEEMLRTNEVTEEAAEGLVTVLTLLDSEPSALLSESHQRRVLQSDAAILNGLAVVSDDICGSGNYTVQMSLRPVAEASPEVEGLAPSQDTFLALVAVQSNSSQPVLQIRSCCVTPSASPGAPGAMCCLFHRLPFECRHIQLLQSSNSRAASFTIQLFQMLNHSVAYLHCELNVCLHGQTGCEQDCFESVEPLIQPSDRNTYGNLHNLISFGPVLRMKNRFLYKPVEGPDSAMLVPILLGSLTGFAVLGSAFISLWLHHRQKTKNIGCPQLGEIHGL, from the exons ATGGTTAGAGACTTGGAGGTGCCTGAGCAACCAcactcagaagcagcagctctgaaactCCAGGATGGACACACATTTCCTAGCAAGCTCTTGAGTAGCATAAGCATCCCTGTCTCCACACAAGGATCACAGGTTGCCACACGTCTGGAGCAACCAGACAGGTCACTacaaggaaaaggggaaaatattacTGAGGCTGGTTTCAGTCCTACCAGCACTagtgctgggctgccccagcccctaTTCGGTGGAGGGACTCATCAAGACACTCCCAGGTTTACAGCTGTCTCTTCCATTCCTGGTATCAAGCAGACAGAGGTGCCAAGTCCTAAAACATCTCTTTTGACTTCAACAGTAAATTTTCATCttccaagaaaagaaataacatctGCATTTCCCACCAGAGTCAAGATTGCTCTTGAAAGTGCAAGGGTGGACTGGTTACCAACAGGACTGCCTGCCACTAGCAAAAGGCCAAAAGACACAAATGTACAAGTCCAGCCTGACAGCAAAGCTGGCGTGACACCTGCATACCTGAAGAAGACTCAGAGTATGGATGCTAAAGTTACAGCTTCTGTGTTCCTACAAAAGCCAACTTCAGGGGACCTCAGTGCAGTCTATTCCAGAATGACACAGACAAGTGCTAGTCCATTCTCCCCTATTTTATCTCTGCAGCAAGAAACAACAGGCAGTAAAGCCAGAAACTCAACAGCAGCTGTAATATATGGTTCCAGACATCCAACCCAGTTGCCTGCTCTTCATACACTCCCACAAGGCAATGTACATCCTTCTTCATTATTGATGCACCAGGAAGCTCTAGTTCATGATGACTCACTTCCAGCTCCATTTCGAGGGCCCATTAGCACAACCGATAGACAACAGCCCTTTTCTTTGCCCCGGACTCTCAACTGTACTAAACACGTTTCCCAGGAAAACAACAGGAGCTCTCACGAAATTGCAGTTCTAGTTTTACAAAGACATACTGATCGTCAGATAATGACAAGTAAACCTGAAAAATCCAGATCCCCCGAGAGCCCACAGGCTCCTGCTAATTTGCCCTCATTAGGCCAGTTATGGATTTCCACATTAAAACTTTCCCAAACGGCTAAAGAGCTAAAAGGAGCAACATCTGCACCCTTTCCGGGTACGTCTACCATTGAGAACGCAGCCCTTCAGCCTGTAAGCACTCCTGAGACTGTTCATGCAGGGCTTCAGCCACCAGGTACATCTTTTCCTACTTATGTTGGATTGCAGCTAACGGGCATCTCCACCTCTGCTGAGAAAGGACTTCACACAACAACTTCATCCACCTCTACTAGTTCTGGATCTCGGGTTCAAGGCATTTCTGCCCATCCTGTATCTCAGGAAGCCTTCCCTACGATGCTGCAGAGGAGCACAATGGAAGACTCCAAGAGAAAGGAAGTTCTCCCACAACAGATAAGCAAAACAGGTTCTCCCCCCCTGACTCCCCAAGCCAGCACAGTCTCCAGCCCCTCTGGACTGCATGACAACAGGAACCAGAAAGTTTCTCTTTACAGCCTTGCCCCTTCAGCCTCCCAGATCCAGCAagctggcagcctggcagcttCTGCTTCAAAACTGCCCTCACTCCATGCCCAGGGAAGCCCATCCAGCTCGGTAACACCATATCCTGAACTAGCGGTGCCCAGTGTTGCGGCTGAGCTCCCAGCATATCTGGCACAAGCAGTGGTGCAGCAGTTTGGTATGACACATGATGCAGCTACCAAAAACCTCAGTGCTTTTAGAGGTGATCAATTTACAATGCTACCGTTGTCACCATACTTGTCCTTTCTGCTTAAAAGTACTAATGGCATGATATGCCTGCAGCCCATGCAAGATTCCTCTCTACCTAAAAAACTCCCAAATACCAGTGTTGGGGGTCTGGTTTCCATCCAGCAGATCCTGGCAGTGTCAAATTCTTCAGTGCTGGACCTTGCAAACTTAGAAAATCTGAGTCCTTCTAGCATAATTCTGGTTAAGCCTGTATTTATCCTTTTGCCCAGTGACAGACCAGACTTACAGATGGTGCCCTCTCCTGAGAGTGAAGATGACAACAAAACTGCCCTCTCGCTCACAAGCAAGCGAGATCTGAATTTGGGTACCCCTGAAAGCAGTCGTGATATCCCAATGAAAACTAGTTCCTCTTATCCCGTGAGCAAGTTTTTGAGGCCTGAAACTACTCTTCCTACTACATATAACCaacaagcagagaaaacaaaagtaacTTCTCAGCCCGTGCTAACTAATCCTAATCATACAGCCATCACTAGTTTGTTTCAAACTGTTACCTCAGTACCGAATCGTTTGCTGGAGCCGCGGGTGAGGATTAGCACTGCGGCACAGGCTCTGCatctgcacaggctgcctgAAGAGGTGCAGGTACCTGCTCCCAGTCCCCAAGATGCCGAGGGGACTGATTTGCTTTTACGTAACAATACGTTAGCGGAGCCTTTCACCTCTACTGTGCCGCCATTAGTGATGTCTGCACAGCAGAGCCCCCATGTTTCCcccaaagcatttttcaccaCTGAAAAGCCACGTTCTTCTGTGTTTCCTGTACTGTCAGCAAAGGGATTCCTGGATTTTCAAACGCCTGCCCAACCTCTGTTTACTGTCGCAGGGACTGTAGATCAGGTTCAGCACGGTAAGAAACTAACACTGCGAGCTACCAGCCATCACCAAGGCTTAGTGGCCACACCTTCCTCTGTCCGTGCACAGTGCGCAGACTGTTTGACCTTGCACTCGGCTAGAACCATAAAATACCCATTAAGGATGTTTACAAGCATCATGCCATTGCAGTCCACATCACAACATCTCTTAAGTACCGAGTCATTTCAAAGGCTGCCATCAAGAGTTCAGTTTGTACCCAGTGCATCGTCAGCCTTCTCAACACATCCAGCTGGAAGTGATTACAAAGATTCAGCAGCGGCCAGCACGGCCTGTTCAGGAGGAGGCGCTCTGTGTGCTAAAGCAACACAAACCCACACCACCTCTGTAAAACATGATCTTACTAAACATTTGGAATTTACTCCCATTGTGCCTAAGCCCTTTGTAATGACAGAAATACTGACAACAGCACCAGCACGTACTCCATTTTCAGCAAAGgtccaaatgaaaacaacagatTCTGTGAAACTTCTGGCTACAATTACCCATCCAAGGATGTATACCAGCTCTCCTGCGAGCCCACCTTCACCTGCATCTACACATGTTCCCCTGCTGTCAGCCGTGAAACGGGACCAAATCCATCAAGCCCCAAGTAAACTGTTCTCACAGGCCAACTtgagagaaaatgcaaagccaaCTGAAATCAGCACAAGTGCAAGAAAAATAGGAACTGGTAAATTCTTGGGAACAGGCATGTCTCTGTCAGCTGTGTTTAACACAAGGACGAAGCAAACCCCCACAGGGCATAAGGTTTTAACCCCGGTACAGCCATCTGTGTCTGCAGGATCTCTTGTTGCTCTTGAGAGAGAGCCTAAATTGACACAGAGCATATCACATTCTCCATTAGCAGTGacttctctttctgcagctaAGAATGATTATATCACTGCTTCacttacaaacaaaaaagtgtttcaCCTGCCAACACCAACTATTCAATCTGATCCAAACTTGGCACTGCCTACAGTTGCCGGAGTCAACAAGTCAACCGTGGTCTCTACACCAGTGGGGAAGAGTGAGGACCTGTTAGAGAAAGGAGATGCAGCCACCACTAGCCAGCTGTCTACTCAGGCACCAGGATCTTCACCACATCAGGCATCAGCGAGACATCCTTTGGAGAAGGTGTCACTGGAAGATAACATTGAACGTGAGACCGGTCATTCCAGCCCTGACACTGTCATGCATGCCAGTGAGCCCTCgacaataaaagcattttctgtctctgctaaTAGGCTTGTAAATAAGGTTACTAATCAGTTAGCTGTCTTCAATAAAGTAGCTGCCAATGATGCTGAGATGCTTCTAGCCAGAGATCTAATCCAGTTCCTTCCAACCCCAGAGGTCCCCTCATATTCGTCCCAGAGTCTGGTAGCACTTACACCACAGGGGGATTCCTTGCTGGGTGTTGCAAACACTGGGCAGTCTGAGAGGCTGCTCTTGAacacagaggcagaggagatgcTTAGAACAAACGAAGTAACAGAAGAAGCGGCTGAAGGCTTGGTAACTGTTCTAACCCTGCTGGATTCGGAGCCTAGTGCGCTGCTGAGTGAATCACATCAGAGGAGGGTTTTGCAGTCAGATGCTGCCATTCTGAATGG CCTTGCAGTTGTGAGTGATGACATCTGTGGCTCCGGTAACTACACCGTACAGATGAGCTTGCGCCCTGTTGCAGAAGCAAGCCCTGAGGTCGAAGGGTTGGCACCTTCCCAAGACACTTTCCTGGCTTTAGTTGCTGTGCAGAGTAACAGCAGCCAGCCCGTACTCCAGATCCGGTCGTGCTGCGTGACaccctctgccagcccaggggcACCGGGCGCGATGTGCTGCCTGTTCCACAG GTTGCCATTTGAATGCAGACACATCCAATTACTGCAGAGCAGTAACTCTAGAGCTGCTAGCTTCACCATCCAGCTGTTCCAGATGCTGAATCACTCGGTGGCCTATTTGCACTGTGAGCTTAATGTCTGTCTGCATGGCCAAACAGGATGTGAACAG GACTGCTTTGAAAGTGTGGAGCCACTTATCCAGCCAAGTGACAGGAACACCTATGGAAACCTGCACAACCTGATCTCGTTTGGTCCAGTTTTGAGAATGAAGAACAGGTTTCTATATAAACCTGTGGAAG GTCCTGATTCTGCCATGCTGGTACCCATTTTGCTGGGATCTCTTACTGGCTTTGCTGTCCTGGGCAGTGCTTTCATAAGCCTTTGGCTGCACCACaggcagaaaaccaaaaacatagGCTGTCCACAGCTCGGAGAAATCCATGGCCTGTGA